Within the Gemmatimonas sp. genome, the region TGGCGGCACGCCGTCGAAGCGAAAATTGCCGTCGGCCGCGGTCACGGCCACGAACGGATGCGGCGCCACCACGAGCCAGGCGCGCACCCACGGATGCATATCGTCGCTCACGCGCACAAGGCCGGGGGCCGCACTGGCCTGTGCGGTGGGCACCACCTGCCCGGCATCGGAGAGCAGCAGCGTGGCGCGTGGCGCGGCCTCGCCGTTGGCGGTGAACTGCAGACGGGACATCATGGCGTCGCGGCTGTTCACGAGCACCGTGCTGCCGGCGGCTATGCGCTGCACCCGCGGCGACAGCCGGCAGCCGTCGAGCGTGAGGCGCACGCGCCGCGGGGCGTCGTCGCGCGGGCCGCTGTCAACGCCGCTCAGCCACACCACCGCATCGCCCACCCCCCCCTCGCGGCTCAGCACGAGCGTTTCGCTGAAGGGGCGGCACACGGCGAGATCGTGCGTGGGGGTAATGCTCGTGTCCTTGGGCGAGCCGCCGCTGATCGTGCCGAGCACCACACCGGGCGTGGGAGCGGCCTGCACGCGATAGTCGGTCCCGGCCGGCCCCCCCGCGGCGCGGGCGAGCGACCCGCCTCGGGGCACGTCACTGGGCCCGCTCGCCGCATTCGGCCCCGTACCGATGGTGGCCTCGACCTCCGCGATGCGCGTGCGCGCCTCGGGTTGCTCCGCGCAGCCGATCGCCAGCAGCAGGAACAGCCCGGTGATCGACCCGGTGATCGACCGGCGCCTGCGTCCTGTCTCCTGCGCCCTGCGACCTGCCCGCGTCTTCGCCCGACGGGCAGCCGGGGGCAGGAGGCGGGACGCAGGACGCCGCAAACGGGTCAAACGACCCAGAGCTCCTGCTGAATCTCGCCCGGCGTGACGAGCAGCGCGTCGTCGCCCACGTAGGCGTTGACCTCGCTGCGCACGCCGAACTCGCCCGTGAGGTAGACGCCCGGTTCGATGGAGAAGCCAACGCCGGGAATGAGTATGCGATCGTCGCGCGACTCGAGGTTGTCGATCTGCGGGCCGCTGCCATGCAGCTCGCGTGCATCGATGCTGTGGCCGGTACGGTGCCAGAAATCCTTGCCGAAGCCGCGCGCCGTGATCACCGCGCGCGCCGCATCGTCGGCCTCACCGCCACGCACGACCTCCCCCGCGGCAATGCGGTCCCGCAGCAGGGTGAGCGCCGCATCGCGCGCATCGCGCACCGCTTCCCACACCTCGACCACCCGCGTGGCCGGCGTGCCGAGCGACGCCATCCACGTCTGGTCGGCATAGATGCCGTTGGGCTCCTTTGCCCAGAGATCGACGAGCAGCACGTCACCCTGCTGCACGAGGCGCGGCCGGGACGCCGAGGGGACGTAGTGGGGATTGGCCGCATTCTCGGAAGCCGCAACATCGGGGCCGTGGTCGGTGAGGAGCCCGGCCCGCCCGAAGGCATCGAGGATGCGCTGCTGCAGCTCGTGTTCGGCCGCCGGGGTGCCCGCCGCCACACACGCGCCCGCATGGGCAATCGTGTCGCGCGCGATGCGGGCAATGTGCTCGGCCGCCCGCTGGTGCGACGCCAGCTGCGCCGGCGTCCAGGTGGCGTAGACCTGCGACACCAGCTCCGCGCTGCTCACCACCGTGGCTCCACTCGCGCGCACCATTTCGAGCACGCCGGCGGGGATGCGGTCGAGGTAGGG harbors:
- a CDS encoding carboxypeptidase-like regulatory domain-containing protein; the encoded protein is MRRPASRLLPPAARRAKTRAGRRAQETGRRRRSITGSITGLFLLLAIGCAEQPEARTRIAEVEATIGTGPNAASGPSDVPRGGSLARAAGGPAGTDYRVQAAPTPGVVLGTISGGSPKDTSITPTHDLAVCRPFSETLVLSREGGVGDAVVWLSGVDSGPRDDAPRRVRLTLDGCRLSPRVQRIAAGSTVLVNSRDAMMSRLQFTANGEAAPRATLLLSDAGQVVPTAQASAAPGLVRVSDDMHPWVRAWLVVAPHPFVAVTAADGNFRFDGVPPGRYTLHVWHERLGTRDARVRVDGGVQTRLQLAY
- a CDS encoding M24 family metallopeptidase encodes the protein MLSPELLPRLQQLLTDADLDGWLLYDFRGTNAIAAGLLGFGGLCSRRVFAFIPRTGLPVGIQHAIEPGPWKQWPTGWPLRVYSGWRALESELATLVQGKRVAMEYSPGDAIPYLDRIPAGVLEMVRASGATVVSSAELVSQVYATWTPAQLASHQRAAEHIARIARDTIAHAGACVAAGTPAAEHELQQRILDAFGRAGLLTDHGPDVAASENAANPHYVPSASRPRLVQQGDVLLVDLWAKEPNGIYADQTWMASLGTPATRVVEVWEAVRDARDAALTLLRDRIAAGEVVRGGEADDAARAVITARGFGKDFWHRTGHSIDARELHGSGPQIDNLESRDDRILIPGVGFSIEPGVYLTGEFGVRSEVNAYVGDDALLVTPGEIQQELWVV